The Eriocheir sinensis breed Jianghai 21 chromosome 26, ASM2467909v1, whole genome shotgun sequence genome window below encodes:
- the LOC127003781 gene encoding uncharacterized protein LOC127003781, producing MDLPRDSPHRGRGFMGGRSPTPHSSLIHSLVSPKMDHSPTSPPYVASSPLLGESPSGIPRSPVSPLGVLVKSEPPVSPSGPSEYQVRPKKPRSDGERAEWASSPGAMSIDSLSPPPQGSNGVGGSLGHPSSGMSPMSSSSYDPSSPYLSRSGQSSLTPHPSFGRPSAGFIITFMLL from the coding sequence ATGGACCTCCCTCGCGACTCCCCACACCGGGGCCGCGGGTTTATGGGCGGTCGGTCACCTACACCCCATTCTTCGCTGATCCACTCCCTCGTCTCCCCCAAGATGGACCATTCCCCCACCAGTCCTCCCTATGTCGCCAGTTCCCCTTTGCTGGGCGAGTCTCCCTCGGGCATTCCTCGTTCCCCTGTCTCCCCCCTGGGCGTCTTGGTCAAGAGTGAGCCCCCTGTGTCCCCATCGGGCCCCTCGGAGTACCAAGTGAGGCCCAAAAAGCCGCGTTCCGACGGGGAGAGGGCCGAGTGGGCCTCCTCCCCCGGCGCCATGAGCATCGACTCCCTCTCCCCGCCGCCCCAGGGCTCCAATGGTGTCGGGGGCTCCCTGGGACACCCCTCCAGCGGCATGTCTCCGATGTCCTCCTCCAGCTACGACCCCAGCTCTCCCTACCTCTCCAGATCAGGTCAGtcctccctcacacctcacccttcctttGGCCGCCCGTCTGCAGggtttattattacttttatgcTACTCTGA